One window from the genome of Alnus glutinosa chromosome 13, dhAlnGlut1.1, whole genome shotgun sequence encodes:
- the LOC133853917 gene encoding transcription factor TCP15-like: MAAPWLFFLFSFLTITCSSLSTKPNAINVTNFPASSFGDDDPWRGMLDPPVASSRTRSRHLISPTLQISRLTNPHPALCAALIFQLTCKLGHHSDGKTIEWLLRMAEPSIIAAMGYETISEAASTSSPALASSSHSMSC; the protein is encoded by the coding sequence ATGGCGGCTCCTTggcttttcttcctcttctctttcctCACCATAACTTGTTCATCTCTATCAACCAAACCTAACGCCATCAATGTCACAAATTTCCCGGCTTCATCATTTGGGGATGATGATCCATGGCGAGGTATGCTCGATCCCCCAGTCGCTTCATCTAGAACCAGATCGCGCCACCTCATTTCTCCTACTCTACAAATTTCCCGGCTGACGAATCCGCATCCAGCCCTTTGCGCGGCTCTCATATTCCAGCTCACGTGCAAGCTGGGTCACCATTCAGATGGCAAGACCATCGAGTGGCTGCTCCGAATGGCCGAGCCATCCATCATCGCCGCCATGGGATATGAGACCATCTCGGAAGCTGCATCCACCTCTTCCCCCGCACTTGCTTCCTCTTCTCACTCCATGTCATGCTGA
- the LOC133854172 gene encoding 2-alkenal reductase (NADP(+)-dependent)-like, with protein MAEVDNKQILFKGYIERTPEETDMEIKVTKIKLEAPKGSGAFLVKNLYLSCDPYMRGRMRDVHDSYIPPFVPGQPFEGFGVSKVVDSDNPNFKTGDLVSGITGWEEYSLIHRTEQLRKIEPDDDIPLSYHVGLLGMPGFTSYAGFFEVCTPKKGEYVFVSAASGAVGQLVGQLAKLHGCYVVGSAGTSQKIDLLKNKLGFDEAFNYKEERDLDAALKRYFPQGIDIYFDNVGGEMLDAALLNMRTHGRVAVCGVVSQQNFSKPRGIYNWFNLITKSIKMQGFLQHDYLHLYPSFLEHVIGNYKKGKIVFIEDMNEGLDSAPAAFVGLFYGKNVGKQVIRVAHE; from the exons ATGGCAGAAGTGGACAACAAGCAAATCCTATTCAAAGGGTACATAGAGAGAACCCCAGAAGAGACAGACATGGAAATCAAGGTTACCAAGATTAAGCTCGAGGCTCCAAAAGGGTCAGGTGCTTTTCTGGTCAAGAATCTCTACCTCTCTTGTGACCCTTACATGAGAGGCCGTATGCGTGATGTCCATGACTCTTATATCCCTCCCTTTGTCCCTGGTCAG CCCTTCGAAGGATTTGGCGTATCCAAAGTTGTAGATTCTGATAATCCAAATTTCAAGACTGGCGATTTAGTTTCAGGGATTACTGGCTGGGAAGAATACAGCTTGATTCACAGAACTGAACAGTTGAGGAAAATTGAGCCAGATGATGATATTCCTCTCTCATACCATGTTGGTCTTCTAG GTATGCCAGGTTTTACTTCTTATGCAGGATTCTTTGAGGTCTGCACCCCAAAGAAAGGGGAGTATGTCTTTGTTTCTGCAGCTTCTGGAGCCGTTGGTCAGCTTGTTGGCCAACTTGCCAAGTTGCATGGTTGCTATGTAGTTGGAAGTGCTGGCACAAGCCAAAAA ATTGATCTTTTGAAGAATAAGCTTGGATTCGATGAAGCTTTTAACTACAAGGAAGAACGAGATCTTGATGCAGCATTGAAAAG GTACTTTCCGCAAGGCATTGACATCTACTTTGATAATGTGGGTGGGGAAATGCTGGATGCAGCACTTCTTAACATGAGGACTCATGGCCGGGTTGCCGTTTGTGGGGTGGTGTCCCAGCAGAATTTCTCAAAGCCGCGAGGGATTTACAACTGGTTCAATCTCATAACAAAAAGCATCAAGATGCAGGGATTCCTGCAACATGATTACTTGCATCTGTACCCAAGCTTCCTGGAACATGTCATCGGTAAttacaagaaaggaaaaattgttttcatcGAAGACATGAATGAAGGCCTGGACAGTGCTCCAGCTGCCTTTGTCGGGTTATTTTATGGCAAAAATGTTGGTAAGCAGGTCATTCGTGTAGCTCATGAATGA